The Chthoniobacterales bacterium DNA window TTGAAGAAGCGGTGCTTCGTGATGTCCTGGAAATCGCCGAGATCCGCGTCCGGGCACTGGGCCGACTCGCGCAGGAGCAACTTGCCATCGCGCAGCGCAAGGTGGCCGCCCTTGCGGTCCGACGGCGTTCGCGCGGTCACCTCCATCGCAAAGGGCGCGCCGGATTCCGCGAACCACTTGAGCAGCTTCGGATCGAGCGTGGCGCCCAGGTTGTCGGAGTTCGAGACGAAGAGATACTTCACGCCGGCGGCGAGCAGGCGATCGAGCGCGCCGGAGCCGGCCAGCACGGGATAGAGGTCGCCGTGACCGGGCGGGCACCAGGCGAGCTCGGGATTTGCCGGCCATTCGGCGGGCGCGAGTGTCGCGGCGTCGATCTTCGGCGTCTTGTTCTGGAGCACCTCGATCGCGTCGGGATCGCCGAGTTCCGGATGCTTCGCGAGAAACGCCCGCGTGTCGGCGCTCGTGCTGAAGCTGTTCATCAGCAGGAAACCGACGTCCGCGCCGGTCGTCCGACGGAAATGGGCGACCTGCCGCGCAATGAGGTCGAGAAAGGTCACTCCCGGCCGCACCTCGAGCAGCGACTTCGCGCGATCGAGGCCCATGCTCGTGCCAAGGCCGCCGTTGAGTTTCAAGATCGCGCACTGGGCGAGCAGCTTTCCGGTTTCCTCGGCATCGGGCTCCGGCAGAGATTCTGCGGCGGGCAGCGATTCGACCGGCGCAATCACGCTTTCGGGCAACATCGCCGTCTCCTTCGCAACGAGCTGGCCGTAGGCTCTTTCGAAAGCCCGAATGGCCGGCTCGCTCATGCCGGCGGATTCCATTTTCTCGCGGAACAAAGATGAATCGCTCATTGCCGCGGGAGGATGGGAAATTTTGCCGTCAGACGCCAGCGAAACGCCGCAGCAGGGCGCCGAATGCCGTGGCCCCGAGCTCCAGGTGCGCGAGGGGGTAGGATTCGTTGGGCGAATGGGCATTGCAATCGGGCAGGCCAAGGCCGGCGAGGACGACGGGGATGCCAAGTTCCCGCTGGAGCAGCGCCGCGACCGGAATGCTGAGCCCCTCTCGCGTGAGTGCCGGCGGACGCCCAAAAACCTCCTCCAGGGCCGCGCGGGCAGCCGCGATGAAGGGATTCTCCGGCGGCGTGTAGAAGGGCAGTCCGCCGTGATCGTAAACGACTTCGCCGGGCAGCCCCTCCGCGGCAAATGCCGCCTCGAACCAGGCGATCACGCACTCCGCGACGCGGCCGGGATCCTGATTCGGCGCGAGGCGGAAGCTGAGTTTCGCGGTCGCCTCGGCCGGAATGATCGTCTTCGAACCGGCGCCCTGGTGTCCGCTCGTCAGGCCATTGATCTCGGCGGTCGGCCGGGCCCAGACGCGCTCCAGCACCGAAAATGCCGTCTCGCCTGCGCGGGCCGGCGCGCCGGTGGTCAGCTCGAACCACGCGGCATCCCACGGAAGCTGCCGCCAGGCCTCTCGCTCGATCCCGGGCACCGGCAGGACGTCGTCGGAGAGCCCCGGGATGGCGATGCGCCCCTCGGCATCATGCATCCGAGCCAGGATTCTTGCCAGCGCGAGCGCGGGATTCGGGGTGACGCCGCCGAACATCCCGGAATGCAGGTCGGCCCTGGGACCGCGCACGGCGACTTCGAAGCACGCGATGCCGCGCAAGCCGAGCGTGAGCGCGGGCCAACCGGGCTCGATCATGCTCGTGTCGGAAATCAACGCGACGTCGCAGGCGAGCCGCGCGCGATTGGCGCGCACAAAGGCGCCGAGGTGCGGACTGCCGACCTCCTCCTCGCCTTCCAGCAGGATCGTGAGGTTGACCGGCAGCGGCCCTTCGTTCAACAGACGACGCAGCCCGATGAGATGCGAGAACGTCTGCCCCTTGTTGTCCGTCGCGCCGCGCGCGAACACGAATCCATCGCGCTCGGCCGGCTCGAAGGGCGGAGTTTCCCAAAGCGCCAGCGGCTCGACCGGCTGCACGTCGTAGTGACCGTAGAGCAACACGGTGCGCGCGCCGGGAAGGGCGGCCGACTTCGCCACGACGGCCGGCGCTCCCCCCGTCTCCTCGACCGTGCTCTCGAGTCCCCAGGATGCCAGCAGCGCGCTCAGCCAATCGGCACAGGCCCGCACGTCGCCGGCATGCTCCGGCTTCGCGCTGATCGACGGGAACCGCAGAAACTCGAAAAATGTCTCGATCATGCCGCGAAACGATCGGCGCGAAACGGCCTCAGGTCGAACGCACATTCGCCCTTCGTGAGGAGATCTCTGGCGACCTCGCCAATGGCGCTCGCGTATTTGAACCCGTGTCCGCTGAAGCCGCCGATCGCCCACACGCCCTCGTGCCCCGGCACCCGGTCGATGATCGGCGAGCGGTCCGGGGTGTTCTCGAAGAAACACGTTTCCATCGAGAGCACGGGCCCGTCGGCGTCGGGAAAAATCTCGCGGATGAACTGCCGCATGTCGGCCTCGTCCTCGCGATCGGGCTCGCGGCGCGGCTCATCGGGATCCACCGCTGGCGATGGCGTTTCGCGCAGCCGGCCCAGTTTGAAACCGGGAATGCCGTGAATCGGAAAGCCGTAGAAATGCCCGGTCGTCTCGGAGTCGACAATCCAGACCGGCAGGCGATCCTCGCCGAATTGGGCGGCATTGCGCGCCGGAGCAAACCAGCCGAGGACACAACGCTCGGCGGCGACCGGCATCGGCAGCAGCTTGCCGAGCCACGCGCCGGTCGTGACGACGATCTGCGCCGCGGCGTAGCGATCGTGATCCGTCTCGATCACAAAATTTCCCTCGCGGCCGGTCCAGCCGAGCACGCGCTCGTGACCGTGAATCTCCGCGCCAGCGGCGAGGGCGAGGTTCACGTGCGAGGTGATCGCCGCCTCGGGCACGACGAAACCGGAGCCAGGCTGAAAGACCCCCATCATGCCCGGCGCGGGGGTCAGCGCCGGAAATCGGACGCGAATGGCTGCTGCATCGAGCACCTCGTGCGCGATGTCGCATCGCTCGCAGGCGCCGAGGGAGCCGCGGAAAATCGGGCCGTCCGGCAGCGACACGTCGAGGCTGCCGATGCGGTGGAAAATTTGCTGGCCGGTGCGCGCGCCGAGTTCGTCCCAGAGCTCCGCGGCGCGCAGGACGAGCGGGACATACTTCGCGCTCTCGTGCAGGCCGAGGCGAAGGATGCGCGTCGCCCCGTGCGAACTTCCGCGCGTATTGGGAATCGAAAACTGCTCGACCCCCAGCACGCGCAGGCCGGCTTCCGCAAGGCGCAGACAGGCGGCGCTGCCCATGCCACCCACGCCAAGGACGGCGACGTCGAACGTCTTCAAAACATCGTCAGGTATTGGCCGATCTCCCACCGCGAGACCTGGCGGTGGTATTCGTTCCACTCCTGCCACTTCACCTTGAGGAATTCGCTGGCGATTGGGCCGAGGGCCTCGAGGACGATGGAATCCTGCTCGAGCTCGATGAGGGCGTCGCGCAGCGACTGGGGCAGGGTGACGAGGCCGCGCTTGTAGATCTCGGCGCGCGGCATCGTGTAGAGATTGCCGAGATTCGGGTTCCCGATCGGCATTTCCTTCGCGATGCCATCGAGACCGGCGGTGAGGTAGGCCGCGAAGAGCAGGTAGGGATTCACCGCCGCGGAGATCGTGCGGTCCTCGATGTGTCCCGGGCCGCAGATCCGGAGCATCTGCGTGCGATTGTTGTCGCCGTAGCTGATGAACGCAGGCGTCCAGGTGAAGCCGGAGCGCGAACTCATCAGGCCGGGACCGACCTGCAGGCGCTTGTAGCAATTTGGCGTCGGCGAACCGATCGCACAAAGCGCCGGAGCGTGCCGCAAGACGCCGGCGAGGAAGTGATACGCCGTCTTCGACAGGCCAAAGCCGCGCGGATCCTCGTGGTCGGTGAAGGCGTTCTCGCCCGTGGCCAGATCCGCAAGGTGGTAGTGGATGTGCGCGCCGCTGCCGGTGCGGTCCGCAAACGGCTTGGCCATGTGCGTCGCGATCGCTCCATATTTCGGCGCGATCTGGCTCGTCATCATCTTGAAGAACGTGAGCCGGTCGGCGGTGGTCAGGGCGTCCGAATAATCGAAGTTGATCTCGTATTGGCCATTGGCGTCCTCGTGATCGGCCTGGTAGACGCCCCAGCCGAGCTGGTTGCAGTAGGTCGTGATGTCCTGCAGGTAACCCAT harbors:
- a CDS encoding UTP--glucose-1-phosphate uridylyltransferase yields the protein MSEPAIRAFERAYGQLVAKETAMLPESVIAPVESLPAAESLPEPDAEETGKLLAQCAILKLNGGLGTSMGLDRAKSLLEVRPGVTFLDLIARQVAHFRRTTGADVGFLLMNSFSTSADTRAFLAKHPELGDPDAIEVLQNKTPKIDAATLAPAEWPANPELAWCPPGHGDLYPVLAGSGALDRLLAAGVKYLFVSNSDNLGATLDPKLLKWFAESGAPFAMEVTARTPSDRKGGHLALRDGKLLLRESAQCPDADLGDFQDITKHRFFNTNNLWLRLDRLRDALAEAGGFLPLPVIQNKKTVDPRDKKSTPVFQLETAMGAAIECFADSVAIVVPRTRFAPVKTTGDLLTLRSDAYVIGDDGTVQLAPECAGVPPKVDLDDNFKLVDQLEAALQDGAPSLKNCASLKVSGPFAFSREMIFEGDVQVVDGRIA
- a CDS encoding dipeptidase; its protein translation is MIETFFEFLRFPSISAKPEHAGDVRACADWLSALLASWGLESTVEETGGAPAVVAKSAALPGARTVLLYGHYDVQPVEPLALWETPPFEPAERDGFVFARGATDNKGQTFSHLIGLRRLLNEGPLPVNLTILLEGEEEVGSPHLGAFVRANRARLACDVALISDTSMIEPGWPALTLGLRGIACFEVAVRGPRADLHSGMFGGVTPNPALALARILARMHDAEGRIAIPGLSDDVLPVPGIEREAWRQLPWDAAWFELTTGAPARAGETAFSVLERVWARPTAEINGLTSGHQGAGSKTIIPAEATAKLSFRLAPNQDPGRVAECVIAWFEAAFAAEGLPGEVVYDHGGLPFYTPPENPFIAAARAALEEVFGRPPALTREGLSIPVAALLQRELGIPVVLAGLGLPDCNAHSPNESYPLAHLELGATAFGALLRRFAGV
- the solA gene encoding N-methyl-L-tryptophan oxidase; protein product: MKTFDVAVLGVGGMGSAACLRLAEAGLRVLGVEQFSIPNTRGSSHGATRILRLGLHESAKYVPLVLRAAELWDELGARTGQQIFHRIGSLDVSLPDGPIFRGSLGACERCDIAHEVLDAAAIRVRFPALTPAPGMMGVFQPGSGFVVPEAAITSHVNLALAAGAEIHGHERVLGWTGREGNFVIETDHDRYAAAQIVVTTGAWLGKLLPMPVAAERCVLGWFAPARNAAQFGEDRLPVWIVDSETTGHFYGFPIHGIPGFKLGRLRETPSPAVDPDEPRREPDREDEADMRQFIREIFPDADGPVLSMETCFFENTPDRSPIIDRVPGHEGVWAIGGFSGHGFKYASAIGEVARDLLTKGECAFDLRPFRADRFAA
- the glnT gene encoding type III glutamate--ammonia ligase encodes the protein MSTREEIKERMAVEGVEFVLAQFVDVHGAAKVKMCPAGTLDALADDGAGFAGAAVWGMGQGPHSHDMLARVDLDSYTPLPWMPNTARFASDLYVDGKAYAYCPRVNLKRVLGTLETKFGYRANIGIEPEHFLVTKQPDGSIAVWDPNDVDQLAKPCYDFKGIAPAMGYLQDITTYCNQLGWGVYQADHEDANGQYEINFDYSDALTTADRLTFFKMMTSQIAPKYGAIATHMAKPFADRTGSGAHIHYHLADLATGENAFTDHEDPRGFGLSKTAYHFLAGVLRHAPALCAIGSPTPNCYKRLQVGPGLMSSRSGFTWTPAFISYGDNNRTQMLRICGPGHIEDRTISAAVNPYLLFAAYLTAGLDGIAKEMPIGNPNLGNLYTMPRAEIYKRGLVTLPQSLRDALIELEQDSIVLEALGPIASEFLKVKWQEWNEYHRQVSRWEIGQYLTMF